tgctgtttctaCTCGGAAGGCGGCGAAGAAGCATCGCTCGGTAtacaagaaactctcaaacctAGGCTCGAGGGGAGGAAAAATGGAAGAAACGCTGAATAAGCTCACCATGGAAGGTATCCCTATCATAAAACACGACCTTGTTCGCTACGCCAAGGATCTCCGCAAGAATCGTCTGCCTCAACGTGCTCTCGAGGTTCGTAATTTACTGATTCACTAGctgatttgaatttaaattagttGTGTGGTCTCATTGATTTGTGTACAAAGAAGATTCAAGGCAACATTTTAGAGGTTTGCTGTTTTTCAAAGCTTTAGGAGTTTTGAATGTGAACCGAGCTCAAATTTCCGGTTTTAGGTTCCGATCCGGATGAATTCGGTTCAGTAagcttattaaaaaaaaattatgtggcTTAGATAGGTTTGGTTTGGTACTAACCAAAAAAAACTGTCTCAAACTCGCCATAATAACCGAATTTGATCGAGATTATGCGAGTTTTAACTGGTTTAAACCAAAATCTAatcgaaataaaaaaattcggTTAAATTTAGCAAAATTTGTGAAAACCGAAATAACTGAATTCGATCGAAATTATCCGAAATAACTGAATTCGATCGAAATTATCCGACCGTAATAAATTCAGCAAATTTGTGAAACCAAAACAAccaataaccgaaccgaacataTTTTTTCCTGTGAGATTTTGGACAAACGAATCTAACCGAAATGCACAGGCCTCTCTCTCTATGTATGGCGTTTGAGTTTTTTCAATTCTTTCTGTACTCTGTTTCTTGGTTATGGTTTACGGGCAGGAGTACCAGATGAAATGGAGTTTATCTTGCTCTGTTTCTCATGTTTGGTTTTATCTTTCAAAAGCTTAAGCACTTACCACACCATCCTGTTTTGTCCAGGTCTTTGAGTGGATGGAGAAAAAGGAAATCGCTTTCACCGGCAGCGACCACGCGATTCGCTTAGATCTTATCGCAAAGACCAAAGGCTTAGAAGCAGCTGAAAGCTACTTCAACACTCTAGACCCGTCTTCCAAGAACCGTTCGAGCTACGGCTCCCTCCTGAACTGCTACTGCGTGGAACGCAATGAAGACAAAGCAAAGTCACATTTTAACGAAATGGTTGATCTCAATCTCGTTACCAACTCTTTACCCTTTAACAACCTCATGGCCATGTACTTGCGGCTAGGTCAGTACGACAAGGTACCATCACTGGTTCTTGAAATGAAGGAGAAGAATATTCCCCCTTGTGCTATTACGTACTCCATGTGGATACAAAGCTGTGGAAGCTTAAACGACTTGGACGGTGTGGAGAAAGTTGTAGAGGAGATGAAAGATGATTCCTCGTGGGATACATTCGCTAATCTAGCATCGATCTATGCTAAAGCTGGTCTCTACAGTAAAGCAGAAGCAGCGTTGAAGTCTTTGGAGGAGAAGATGAATCCTCACAAGCGTGACTCGTATCATTTCCTCATTAGTTTGTACGCTGGAATCTCTAATCCTTCCGAGGTTTATCGAGTTTGGGAGTTGCTTAAGAAGGCTCACCCTAACGTCAACAACTCGAGTTCTCTTGCGATGATCCAAGCGCTGAGTAGACTCAATGACTTTGATGGAATCAAGAAGGTATTTAAAGAGTGGGAATCGACTTGCTGGACTTACGATATGAGGGTGGCTAATGTGATGATTAGCAGCTACTTGAAAGAGAACATGTACGAAGAAGCTGAGGCTGTTTTCGACGGTGCTGTGAAGAAGTGTAAAGGTCAGCTTTCGAAGGCGAGGCAGCTTTTGATGATGTACCTGTTGAAGAATGATCAGGCGGATTTGGCTTTGAAGCATTTGGAAGCGGCTGTTTTGGATCAAGACAAGAACTGGAGTTGGAGCTCGGAGCTGATCTGTTCGTTCTTTCTCCACTTTGAGAAGTCCAAAGACGTTGATGGAGCGGAAGAGTTGTGCAAAACATTGGCGAAGTGGAGTCCTTTAGGTTCTGAAAGTTATACTCTTCTTTTAAAGACTTACGTAGCTGCAGAGAGAGCTTGTAACGGTATGCAAAAGAGGTTGGAGGAAGAAGGGATCGAAATAGACGATGAGATGGAAGGTTTGCTTAGCAAGATTTGCACTTGATTCATCCTAAAAATAAGCATCACTCTCTCTACTGATTAATCAACTAGTAAACGTTTGACATTACGTTTATAAAACGAACTATTCTGTTTCAGTACTTCTGGTGTTTCAAGATTTTGCTATTCAACATAAACGTTTGTGTCGCGTTTCTAGTAGTTAGGAAATGAATCTGTTCGTGTTTGAAATTTAAGTTGTTGGAAATATATATTGCAGTACATTATCAACCGCAGTATTCCTTAGTAAGCAAAAACAATCGAATTTTGAGAGAAACTAGCTAAAGATTCTGAGACGATATTGTTTGCAAGACCAAATATGTCTCAATCTTGCAACGACAGTTGGGACAAATTATTGTGGCTTATATTCTACAGAAATTCTTTAGTATGATAGAAAATGtatcatagttttttttatccCGAACGTACATGATGAAATtcgtttcaaaatatttttttattagaaacGGTGATATGAGAATGACTGCAAAATATTCATATGAAATACTCGAAAATGTGAAACATTGTGTACAGCACGTTGTAATTAAATAACTAGATGTCGATCCGCGTGcgacttttattttatatactaaatcattttagtttataaaacaaaatttatcaataaattaatatagtttaGTTATTATGTATTATCTAACTCTATTATACCTGTGTTGtgatttatgatattattattataaaaaaatttaaattttgtattcttGTAACAAATTTTGTTTCGAAAACATAATTACGCAACAGtactattttacatattttttatttctaaatttgaaatatatataaaatttaaatcaaattggaCATACtgttaaaaacattaaatttttaacacTATAATATATTGTGCCTGTAAAATATTACGGTGCAATTAGTTAGTCTGTAATTCagatttggtgtatataatttgttttataaacgcAATATACATATGGTGATTAATTAAACCCATTTGGTATAGTGTTTGTCGTTAGTCTAAGGGGTTAGtcgaaatttgatttatattgcATGTTCAGAATAATAACAATATGATAATGTATTGGTCCACGGACTGGTTTGATAATGGTTTACATCATGACTATCTATAAATTGATTTTACATttaataaagattaaaaattgGTCATGTTTACCATTCCGGTTTTGTAGGAGTTATGGTTGTATTAGTTGTGATATATTATTAAAccatattattagtaataaatgaatgataactGATTTCTAATGAGGAGTTATGGTTATATTAGTTGTGATATATTATTAAACCAtgttattagtaataaatgaatgataactGATTTCTAATGAgagttcatttttaaaaaaaattacacatgaatCAACGTTGTGACTTCtcttataatatataagatactcaATGGAAGTGCGTATTGGCGGGACGCCAAAGGAGGCACGTATAATATTTCAAACGCACGTAGTTGAACAACTGTTACAACTTACGCGAATAgagttaaatatataatatgttagagcatgtttattgctaAAACCCTTTAAGGGTTTCTTAAGTGGTCATAATGAAGAAAAAATTAAGTGGACCAGAGAGAACAGAGACATAAAGagagagaaatagagacaaaagaagaaaagcaaCAGAAGCAACGACCCTTCTAGTGCTTAATTAAGCAACAtcccttctcttttttttcttttttcttttcttttaattacaaaatatcCTAACCAACCTACTTAAGCTActgcaataaacatgctcttagtgCTTAATTACATGCACAAGACTTATCTATGTCCGACCAATGGATGTTGACGCGTTTTCAAGATTTAAGATTCTTTTGAGTGGGTTTCCATCTTTTGCATGTGTTTTTGTTGATGGAGTTTTGGGCTATAAATAGGGGTTCCCGCCAAtgtatgtaaataaaaaagctGGTACTGGTCGAGCTTGTGTTGTTTCAGAATCCCTCTTGATCTGAGTGGGCTTGCTTGTATAAAGATAGCTAGAAAGGCAACGGGTATGGGGAAGTTTCTGAGATTGGGTTGGGTAGTGGTATGTGTGATTGTGTTATTGATGTCTGTTCAAGTTTTGGGACAAGCATTTGGAGAAGATCGTGTTGGCAATGGGAGTTAGAGCTGGTACTAGCGGAGGTGCAAATGATGGCATTAGAACTGGAGGAGCTAGTGGTAGCAATGTACGTGGTACTGCTGGAGGCCGTGGCGGTGGACGTGGTTGATAAGATCATGTTGTTTGTTGGTGTTTAAATTAGTTTGAATAATTGTTCTGCTTCTGCAGTCTAGTCGAGTAAAGTCGTCGAGTTTGTTCTGATTTTTTCAGCTATTTCTCTATTTTCTTCTTTCGTCATTTGTACGGCTATTTAGAAGCCTCAATTGCAAATCATTAGAATATCACTTCAGTTAAAGTTTTTTTCACATTTAGTATCAAAGTCATCATAAGAGAACGACATGTATACGAGAATGATCAAGAGACGACGAAAAATAAACAAGAGGGGAGAGAGTGATGAATGAGAAATTTGTGCAGTAGACAGATGGCCATCTCAGATTTTGGAGACTACAAACATTTACTAAgaactttgataaaaaaaagaagaacataaCTTAGAGATCTATGTCTCTTATAATCTCCAAAACAATTGGGGTCAAAACCAATGTTTCATTGGGATATGGCCAGCTCGTTCGGGTATCCTTTTCGATTCGGTTTGattttatttggattttgagttttggGAGTTAGAGACTTAAGCcttattcaaatatttataaattgatGAGATGGCTGATCACTTGTGTAGAAGCATATAAAACCCTTGTGCTATCACCAGGCCGGTCCTAGGCTAAAGCCCATAAAGCATGGGTTAGGCGCCACAGAATATGAATCGTTTAGGGGCGCCAGATTCTTAGAAATCTACTTTAGTCACTTCCAGCCAAGAGTTCGAACCCTGCGTTCTTTTTCCCCCTCTGATAATAATTAAAGATACAGAGGATTTCATTATATGTTCTAACGACGGTAGTTTCTTTTATTAGacgttttacttttttttttttttttttgaacaccagaCGTTTTACTTTATTAGAAGACAATTTATCTTCtttccagtttttttttctgttgacaATGAATAAACAATGAATttgaattataaatatgaatTTGAATTATAAATTGTGGGTATTCCATGTTTTATCGTGATTGACTTTAGTAGGACGGCTGCATctccttttttgtttttaattccttcctttttttttttgtaagttctcgtgaaatttttagaaacttttggaattcaaatataaaaagaaaaaacacataGGTGAGCTCCAAATGACGTTTTTAATAgatttaagttttaataatatttagcactgtactattttttctttttttaatactgTACTATTTTGATTACgtacttaaaatatattaatatttatgataGAATAACATATACAATTTAACCTATTTGGTTACTTTTTCTTGTATCCGTATTatgttaataataataataacagtatatattgttaaaaaaagGGGCAGTTTTTATACGCTTTAGGCGCCAGACGACTCCGGACTGGCTATCACTTACTCCATGTGGATACAAAGCTGTGGATGTTTAAATGACTTAGACGGTGTTGAGAAAGTTGTACAGGAGATGAAAGGAGATTCCTCATGGGATACATTTGCTAATCTAGCGTCGATCTAAAGCTTGATTCCTCATGGGATACATTTGCTAAAGCTGGTCTTTACAATAAAGCAGAAGCAGCGTTGAAATCTTTAGAGGAGAAGATGAATCCACACAAGCGTGATTCGTACCATTTCCTCATTAGTTTGTACGCTCACCCTAACGTCAACAACTCGATGAAAGGCTTTTTTAGTCGACTCTTTCTgcgtttcctttttattatttaactagGAGGTGTCAGCGATTCGcgtgaaatattgttttattgttcatGATTTTTAGATGATGTGATTATTTGGTCAGTATTTATTGTGGATAAcgttatttgatattttattgtgttatgtagtagtagctaataaattaatatattatgtgtttgtatttttaataatgtgttATTGTATGTATAATACTACTTGTTAGTGGTGAAATGAGTTTCTGatgtaaaacatattaaatttcaataactttgtctttaagcatttgttgattctaagattaacaTCATCAAATTGTGTTTtagtttttcacattttttcacATTActctttttaaatgtttttagcaCTTTCCCCCGTATTTTGACCTTGAGTCGTCACCATCTATGTATTTCGTTTACCTCTCCGGTGTGCAGTGTTTCTCACCATCACTGGGAAAAGACTCATCTCTGTGCTCTTGTTTTCTCCACCTTCTTTTTCTGtgagattatatggtatttgttaTAGATCAAGCATATTAGTCCATGTTGTGTGGTTGTTTCTTACAGCGTTGTATGTTATATCAGTCAATATTGgtcgttttttttctttcgattTTGGCTAAGGTTAGAAACTACATCTCgttgggttgggtcagagtttagttgTCATTGATGTTGTTTTCCTCGTTGCTGGTTTGCCATCGATAGTCTttgctcgtcttggttttcaagatctggtttttggtgatctgacttctatGTTCTTTTTTCATAGCTCGAGGATGGCTCCATGGTACGTTGATTTATTTTTGTctcttttatctctttgttctctcatctcgTTGCACCTTTCATCGCTGATCACgtctctggtggctctccctTTCGCTATATTTGCTACTCCAGGTTTGAATAGTGTTTTTCTCTATGTGTGCTTTGTGTGCTTGGAAGGTTTTTTATATTCTTCTCATGCATCCCTTGGTGTAGGTGTGCGGAGCTAGTCTTTTGcagctttggtttcttctatTCAGAGTTTTGTGGTTCTTTGTTGTCATGGGCGCCTTGTATGTACTTGTTTAGTTTGTGGGGTGCTTCttatccactacaagaaaacataatcttaacgagggctgttttcctcgctatttcgtcgtaaaagaggctttacgacgaattagcgaggaagcgcgtttgctcgttactcgtctgtcgtaacacatatttcctcgctaattcatcgtaacttagcgaggaatatatttcgtcgtaaagacgaagtagagctattcgtcgtaaagaccacgtcaatattccacgtaaggacgtcgctatatttcctcgtaaatacctcgaaacgagttcctcgtaatctacacgtaaataccttgaaaaagtttcctcgcaaaatacacgtaacaaccacgaaagggtttcctcgtaaaatactcgtaaatctttcctcgttatttcctcgtaaatggttcctcgtaaaatactcgtttagtatttctcgtcatttcctcgtaaggtttccacgtaaaaaggtcgtacattagctacgaatttacttcgtttttattattttacagaatttaaaaatataattaaaaaataattaaaattatttaatttaataataaattaaaatttaaaataaaaataaatcaatatgaaaatattttatatataaataagttttgaatttatataatacaacaaccgaaaaaaaaactaagggtcgttcatcgcccggtagaattcatcactcctcctcgtaacatccgcctcgttatgtacgtcggatgactcgccttgaatgggatgttgttgtcgcatgttcctcaacatggactcccattccggatttgtggccgcaataacgtccaagaagccctcgactccacccatacgagattttgtcgcggtcaactcgttacgcagctgagcggactctctacgcagctcagtgacttcatcatcccgtcgctgaccataagacgatgtcgctctcggaacatcgttgacggaaccaatacccaacgtccgtcccttttttttagggacaaccttaaaaacaaaaaataaatattgtaagtaaaaatttaaagttaaattaaatgaataataaaaaattaatttttttgaaaatttacctcctcgtaaatcttatccacttcaactgtggataaggtgacgggtaatccgtcggtagactgctgggtcagctgagtctggcggtcttcaacccgagcaactacgtcgttgtagatttgctcggacttgccatctacaaatacgcccgccttgttcttgtgggtcctctcgtaaagttccataagagacgggagatgtcccgtctctttggcctaaaaaacatttaagaaatttagaataaattaatatatatattaaaaaaattatttaataaaatatttaattaccatttccaaacggacaccggcgtgaggtttttggcccgtagtgtgaagcatcggcccgtttccgtgctcatcgaccgtgttacgggagttagagcaagcctgggcgattctaatggaatcaggaaggcgccaataatcgatgaggccatcccacacatccgtggtgagctcagcgggtttgccacgctcatatcccttcacgatccagtcacccttccagttggagaccgtgtccaacaagcgagctttcgccttcgcgttaaacttcttcctcaccctctcagtgatccccaaggcccaattatatttttctgttggaaaaaataaattaacaattagttttttagaaagtatatatataaatcatgaaaaaattaaagtatatataattaattaatagaaacttacagcgtaaattttgaaccacgtctttctgacgtagtgaggcgtcgtactccagtttggatgtgacATGGAGAAGTAAcacttgatcgtgtcggttacgtccgatgcaagacatccgtcaaccccccacctggaaaatacaaatttaaaatataaattattttttaatgttataaaagaaatttaaacgaattaaaaaaaattaatgcaacataccacaaagttccgtccggtcggtctgggtcgatgactggtaaaccttctctgcctggcagactgagaatgtcctctacagtgtactgcgagtaaggagcactcggaggcaccatcaaatcaggatgaatatcggcgaccataagaggtgccatcggaggaggcatcggaggaggcacatgaggagccgatggtgcactagaagaagtagacccagagactctctgagtgtactgagtctcggggacagtctcctgatccgaagaaccgggagcagaagaagaggccgggtttaaacgactacccggctcaccgaagatctctctgtaatgggcagtaagtcttccttttcgaacctgggaaaaaatgaaatttttaaaattaacatcaacaatatatttcccaacattatccacctaatcaacactaaataacataaaatccgtaaacctatctaaattccctatactaaccacctaatatatcctaaactaaccaaattagagaggaatcagagaggcttaccattgctacgaaatggagagaaagtagagaggaagtagagaggaaagaaagagtaagcgctcgggtgtatatataagattacatatcgtcgcaaattcctcgtacgTTTACGAcaaaatagcgagcagttacaaaggcccgtgtttttttttacgaggaaattgcgaggaatcacaaaggcccgtgtttttttatacgaggtattaacgacgatttagcttacgaggaattaacgaggcttgctttcctataaatatacccacaactctcattctcaaaccacacacaaactcccaaatcacacattatctcaaatcacattcctcagcaaaatcctattcaaattataaatatttgaaaaaataggaaaaggaggagatattagaattcatgtgcgcgagacttacgtattataattgctggaagtcttgccacatgttactctggtatttctctccttttccttttttttctagtttttacactacgagatatttacgacgatttgtacttacgtggaattaacgggttttatgtttaaatccttttacatGGTCTTTACGATGATTTCTGCTTAcatggaattaacgagtgttttgtttaaatccttttacgtggtatttacgacgatttcatcctacagggtatttacgacgatttcaccCTACGAGGACTTTaagacgatttgtgcttacgtggaattaacgagtgttatgtttaaatccctagaatccgaaacccgaaacccgaaaccccaaccccgaaacctgaaaccccaaacccgaaaccccaaacccgaaaccccaaacccgaaacccgaaaccccaaactcgaaaccctaaacccgaaacccgaaatccaaacccccatctttaattttctacttcatatattccaaacccccatctttaattttctacttcatatatccctagaacccgaaacccgaaacccgaaacccgaaatccaaaacccgaaacccgaaaccccaacccccaaacccgaaaccccaaacccgaaaccccaaacccaaaacccaaaacccgaaacccgaaacccaaaccccaaaccccaaaccccaaaccccaaaccccatattccttattttctacttcatatattccaaaccccatctttatttttaggtttcgtcgttatttcctcgttgtcttacgtggtttttacgacgatttcatcatacgtggtttttacgacgatttcatcatacgtggtatttacgacgatttcatcctacgtggtatttacgacgatttcaccctacgaggactttacgacgatttgtgcttacgtggaattaacgagtgttatgtttaaatccctagaatctgaaacccgaaaaccccaaccccgaaacccgaaacccgaaacctgaaacccaaaacccgaaaccccaaacccgaaactcgaaaccccaaaccctaaaccccaaacccgaaaccccaaacccgaaacctgaaacccaaacccccatctttaaatttctacttcatatattccaaacccccatctttaattttctacttcatatatccctagaacccgaaacccgaaatccgaaatccgaaatccaaaacccgaaacccgaaaccccaacccccaaacccgaaaccccaaacccgaaacccgaaacccgaaaccccaaacctcaaaccccaaaccccaaaccccatattccttattttctacttcatatattccaaaccccatctttatttttaggtttcgtcgttatttcctcgttgtcttacgttgtttttacgacgatttcatcctacgtggtttttacgacgatttcatcctacgtggtatttacgacgatttcatcctacgtggtatttacgacgatttcaccCTACGaagattttacgacgatttgtgcttacgtggaattaacgagtgttatgtttaaatccctagaatttgaaacccgaaacccgaaaccccaaccccgaaacccgaaacccgaaaccccaaacccgaaaccccaaaaccaaatcccgaaaccccaaacccgaaaccccaaacccgaaacctgaaacccaaatccccatctttaattttctacttcatatattctaaacccccatctttaattttctacttcatatatccttAGAACCCGAAAGCCGAAagccgaaacccgaaacccgaaatccaaaacccgaaacccgaaaccccaacccccaaacccgaaaccccaaacccgaaaccccaaacccgaaaccccaaaccccaactcccggcattaccttattcataaaacaaaccccacattatcttattcataaaacaaactccctcatcttattcgtaaaacaaatacatcaatcggatacatcgacattctcgtcatcactagaaacatcatcattttcattaaactcgtcttcaacagcttcgtctgtggcatcatcggtaagatcttcgtactcgtgattatgcggatcaatgagaaggatgtcatcaatttcttgttcaggttcctcgacttcatttctctgttcttcttgcaatggtggttcttctccactgatgattcgtcctcgaggtgtaactttgatcactgctaaccaatttatacttgaatctctcatccgagggtatggaaggaagctaacttggtctgcttgtgaagctaagatgaaagactcgaatttgttgtaccttcgtccaccgttgacatcaactacaccgaatttgttagaccgaacacctctgttgacgacgaggtcgaaccattcacatttgaagaggacgcatttcagcttcagtatccctggaaattcgacttcaataatctccgtcaagatccggtagaaatctgtttcccctttcacacatattccatagttactggtcgcccgctgtctacc
The window above is part of the Brassica napus cultivar Da-Ae chromosome C3, Da-Ae, whole genome shotgun sequence genome. Proteins encoded here:
- the LOC106388798 gene encoding pentatricopeptide repeat-containing protein At4g01990, mitochondrial-like, producing the protein MMAMYSASRLARRFCATLASAPAAIVGEAAAAVSTRKAAKKHRSVYKKLSNLGSRGGKMEETLNKLTMEGIPIIKHDLVRYAKDLRKNRLPQRALEVFEWMEKKEIAFTGSDHAIRLDLIAKTKGLEAAESYFNTLDPSSKNRSSYGSLLNCYCVERNEDKAKSHFNEMVDLNLVTNSLPFNNLMAMYLRLGQYDKVPSLVLEMKEKNIPPCAITYSMWIQSCGSLNDLDGVEKVVEEMKDDSSWDTFANLASIYAKAGLYSKAEAALKSLEEKMNPHKRDSYHFLISLYAGISNPSEVYRVWELLKKAHPNVNNSSSLAMIQALSRLNDFDGIKKVFKEWESTCWTYDMRVANVMISSYLKENMYEEAEAVFDGAVKKCKGQLSKARQLLMMYLLKNDQADLALKHLEAAVLDQDKNWSWSSELICSFFLHFEKSKDVDGAEELCKTLAKWSPLGSESYTLLLKTYVAAERACNGMQKRLEEEGIEIDDEMEGLLSKICT